The Salmo salar chromosome ssa02, Ssal_v3.1, whole genome shotgun sequence genome segment ATTATggtttggtttgtttctttgattCAATTAAACAGCATTTTCATAGGAATTGGAGTAGAAACAATTTGACATTTAGACTCGCATTAACGGCAGCAAGATgaatgtctttctttctctcgctctctctcactctctctcgtttgctctcgcacacacacacacacacacacacacacacacacacacacacacacacacacacacacacacacacacacacacacacacacacacacacaggattgtaAGTCCGGCAGCATAGCCCCAGGCCCAGCTGCCGCCTTCCACAGAACACAGCCAGTCACTCTGTGTGTATGGCAACTATTCACCGAGCTGAGCTGGTTTTCCGTTTCTGCTTGTGTGTTGGACAATGAGGCTTTGATCCCTGGCAGGCATTCAACCTAGATTTTGATCCATGGAGAATGCCTACAGTATGGTTAGAAACAGAACTCACTATAATGTGAAAGCTGCTATTAGTCAACGCAAAGGCCATATGGTTAGTTAATAAAAGCTTGTCTACATCATGATGATGATGTAaacatgtttgttgttgttgtatgctACAAGCTAGCGTTTGACTCCAGCTGACCCCCATACTCCTGATTGCTGTGTCAATGTCTGGATCCAAACACTCCAGTGATATTTATGATCCTTTCCTCCATTTGTATCACTTTGCAGGTTGCAATATTTCATCAAGATAATAAAAGTGTGAGGAGCTTTCCAGGCGGAGAGATAGAGGAAACTGATAAAGCACCATTGGTATTTAGCACCACAGGTCTGTTTGTTACTGCTACCTTCCTGTTATGGTTGTGCAGGACAGACAGActaacagactgacagacaggcagactgacagactgacagactaacagactaacagactgacagacaggcagactgacagATTGACTCTGACgagcagacagactgacagaagtAGGCAGCATTGTCAGATGTCTTCACCTTGCTCTTCAGTCTCCAGCACAATGCAGAAGGGCTTCACTCCtatgggacagagagaaagaatgacAGTGCAGAAATAAAATGTGCACATTCAAGTGCAAGTATCAGTGTTTTGCACGTGTGCCATAAATCAATGTTAGATAGAGGAGCACAGTAAATTTAGGACAGTGATGTTGGCTCTATTGATTTGGCTGGTTTAAATTTGCCTGCCAATTTAAACAGCAACTGCACTTTGTGTGGAGAATGATAAACTGTAGATAGACAAATGCATAATCATCAGCTTTTTAGCCACTCATTCTGTAGTGCTAAATCTATTTTACTACTTAATTCTTTATTTTTCCTCATTGGATTTGAGGGCAGAGATATTGGCTCTGGGTTTGTACTCTTTCACAGGGCCCAACACCAGATGATCTGAGCTACAGTTAGACCTCTTAGTTAGACTTTGTCCTCTTCTCTAGCTTGGATTAGCCCAGAACATGTGAAATGGGTCAATCGGCTGCAGCACCCCGAGTTTCCTGCTCTTCAATGAATTCTGAAATTAATATTTTCCTTCTGGCGAAACCTGAAAGATACATTTTATTGGTGAAAGGGATAACACCTCTTCTCTTGTTCATCTATTGCAAAGACTGCAAAGATATTACCCATGATTTTGTGTTGTGCTGTAGAAGTGTTGCACCGTAGATACCAATGTAAAACAGCCATGTTACCAACGGCTACAAACACTAATACTGCTGAAAGAAGGGGGAGTAATGGCTCCTCTGTTCATTAACAGGGAGTGATAATCATATGTCTGGGGCCACATCCAAAATAtgtctctggttaaaagtagtgcactatttgggAAGCAACCTGGAAGTAGTCTCTAATCCTCTCAGCTGTTTCAAACACCAATAGAGGATGTGAGGACTGGTGAGGCTATcagctgttttaaacaccactagATGATGTGGGGACTGGTGAGGCTATcagctgttttaaacaccactagatgatgtgaggactggcaGGGCTATCAGCTGTTTTAAACACCATtagatgatgtgaggactggcgAGGTTATCAGCTGTTTTAAACACCATTAGATGATGTGGGGACTGGCAGGGCTATCAGCTGTTTTAAACACCATtagatgatgtgaggactggcgAGGTTATcagctgttttaaacaccactagATGATGTGGGGACTGGCGAGGCTATcagctgttttaaacaccactagATGATGTGGGGACTGGCGAGGCTATcagctgttttaaacaccactagATGATGTGGGGACTGGCGAGGCTATcagctgttttaaacaccactagATGATGTGGGGACTGGCGAGGCTATcagctgttttaaacaccactagATGATGTGGGGACTGGCGAGGCTATcagctgttttaaacaccactagATGATGTGGGGACTGGTGAGGCTATcagctgttttaaacaccactagATGATGTGGGGACTGGCGAGGCTATCAGCTGTTTTAAACACCATtagatgatgtgaggactggcgAGGTTATCAGCTGTTTTAAACACCATtagatgatgtgaggactggtgAGGCTATcagctgttttaaacaccactagATGATGTGGGGACTGGCGAGGCTATcagctgttttaaacaccactagATGATGTGGGGACTGGCGAGGCTATcagctgttttaaacaccactagATGATGTGGGGACTGGCGAGGCTATcagctgttttaaacaccactagATGATGTGGGGACTGGCGAGGCTATcagctgttttaaacaccactagATGATGTGGGGACTGGCGAGGCTATcagctgttttaaacaccactagATGATGTGGGGACTGGCGAGGCTATCAGCTGTTTTAAACACCATTAGATGATGTGGGGACTGGTGAGGCTATcagctgttttaaacaccactagATGATGTGGGGACTGGCGAGGCTATcagctgttttaaacaccactagATGATGTGGGGACTGGTGAGGCTATcagctgttttaaacaccactagATGATGTGGGGACTGGTGAGGCTATcagctgttttaaacaccactagATGATGTGGGGACTGGTGAGGCTATcagctgttttaaacaccactagATGATGTGGGGACTGGCGAGGCTATCAGCTGTTTTAAACACCATTAGATGATGTGGGGACTGGCGAGGCTATCAGCTGTTTTAAACACCATTAGATGATGTGGGGACTGGTGAGGCTATCAGCTGTTTTAAACACCATtagatgatgtgaggactggtgAGGCTATCAGCTGTTTTAAACACCATTAGATGATGTGGGGACTGGCGATGATATTGGCTGACTGCTTGTCTTCTGTTCTCCACCATCCTCCAGATCATGGAGCACAGCCCTCCACACTTCCTTCAGCAGAAAGGCTAAGAGAAGCTTCCAGGCagcgctgactgactgaccactcTGCTCCCCCCATGGCCAACAACAGCAGTCCAGCCCGGGGCCAGAGCCAGGGTCAGGGCTCCATAGCCAACAGCAGTCCATCACAGCCTCTGGGCCAGGCCGGGGCTGTAGtggcctcctcctccacccagcCTGATGTGGTGGTCTACTGCAAGCTGTGCCTTAGTGAGCACCCCTCAGCAGCAACCAGCACGCTGCACACCTGTGACTGTGTCTTCTGCACCCCGGTAGGTAGACAACACAAACCTGCCATAACTTCTCTTCTCATATCTGATACTGAGCAGGGAAATGCCTGTATTTTCTATTCTCCCTCTGTTTTCATTCAACAAGACTCAGCATTCAAATAACAGGACATATCTATCTGCcgaatcaaaaatatatatttaatcactgCTTTCCTGAGAGCATTTAGTTTCTCTTTCACTTTTATATCTGGCAGGCAGTACTCTAGCTGACTTTCTATTGATTGGTGTTCAGTCAGCCTGTATCCATCTGCACTGAGGTGGAAATGATGTGCCTTGATACGGATAGTGAGATATCCTGGCGTGGAGTTGGTTGGCTGGTACTAATCTCTGTCTGACTTCTGGCATCACTCAGAGCAGCAGTCTGAGTTGCTAGGCCAAGGTCAAACATAGGGTGTATGGGGCctggaaagtagtgcactatatagggaatacgatgccatttggaacacagccatAGAGAGATACTGTCAACACAACACTGGTTACCACTTACCAGTACTatgcactgattgacaataaaccCCATACCTTCTGCATTCTGCTGTTGCTACAGTAGCTGGGTGAGGCTTGGCGTGACTCTTCTGACAAACTAAACAGCAGGTTTTTGCATGAATAGACACGCAGGACTGCATTTTCTGGCTGCTTTGTCTTTAGCAAAGTTCAAGTGCTAGTTACTGTATATCTCAGATACTGTCAACATCAACATCAACCCAGGGCCACTTTTAGTAGGTAAACGTTGTAGAATGTTGTAGATAACAATGTAATGATCAGAGCTGACGTGATTCCTTACTCTACATGGCTacagagaggcatgtttgttcggAACATTTCACAACGTTGTGCGCTGCTGAACATAACCCTGCTCTCTGGTTTTGTCCATAGACATACATATTATTCACATCTGTGTTTACGTCATTGGTTGTCTGTCCCCTCAGTGTCTGCAGCAGTATGTTCAGCTGGCCATCCGGGAGGGTGGGGGCAGCCCGGTCACATGTCCAGACATGGCTTGTCAGAGGACAGGAGTCCTACTCCACTCAGAGGTACTAGGCTTATACTGGATGTTCTACTGTGCCTGCaactcaaatgacaccctattccctttatagtgcactacttttgaccagggcccatagggaattatatagggaatagggtgccattttggacacattcAAAGAACCACTGGTACACATCAATGTTTAGACCATTTGACTATTACACTGCTACATTGCTATTACACTCATATGTATTTGCCTGTTACCACGGTTGGGTACCGTTGGGTAAGATGAATTTGCCAACCCTTTCTACATCTTACATCATGTCACTACACCTTGAACTTCCTAATGTCATTGTCAGGTGTAAATGGTAAATAGCCTACAGCACAGGCCAATGTAGTGTTGAGATCAGGTCAGGGAGTTTGGTAATCAACTCTCTTCTCTTGAAATTATTATCCTTGCATTAAATTCTGCATTTCTATAGAATGCAATACATTTCATTTCTGTGGAATGCTTCACATTgaagcctggtctcagatctgtttgtgacaatgaccatagaagttggctatacagcacaaactgatctgggaccaggctggtCCTCCTTTGATTTTAAGACATAATCACAGACGTGATcaattctgtttttttttgtgttgttttgcAGATAGCCTGTTTTGCCTCTGCGGATCAGGTTGAGCTGTACCAGCGGCTGGAGTTTGAACGAGGTACGGTACCGTTCATTAGCATTAGCATGCTGGGTAGGTGACTGGTGACTGCTCTCATGGCAACCAGGCTATTTCAGGTCTCCCTCTAGTCCTTATCTTGACTCCCTCCCACCCCGTCCCAGTCCAGCTGAAAGGTTCTTGTAACTTTAGTAGCTAGTAGACGGTTCATCAAGCTACCAGAATACCATAAGGCGATTTATAAATAGCAGTTTAAGAATTACTGGAAATTATGCAGTTGTTATTGCTCTGTCTGTCCTCAGTTTTTGTTGGTGAAGAAATATGGTTTGTTGTTGTTGGCTTTAGTTTAGAGACAAAAGTAATATCTAAGAGCTTGAAGAGAAGAAAACAGTGTAGAAAAGGTCCCGGCTGGTTTGACATTTACAAATTGGAATCGGAGGTTGGTTGGTTTGCCTTGAGGCAACAACAAACTGAAACCAATAGTAGTCACCGTTCAGTCATAAAtcaaataccataaaaattggaTCTAGGAACAGTCGAACAAAGTTCACAAAATATGTTCTCATGGTGCTACCCTGATAAAGGATAACATGGAATGTGCCTTTGTTACGAAAGCAGTTAGAAACCCCACTGAAAACCCTGCCCTGGCACATCTAGGATAAGcagacttacagtgccttcagaaagtattcacaccccttgactttttacaaggtgggattaaaatggatttaattgtaatttttgtcaacgatctacacaaaatactctgtaatgtcaaagtggaagaaacattctaacatttgtaaaaaataaaataaaaaacactaatatatcctGATTtcataagtatttaaccccctgAGTAAAtacgttagaatcacctttggcagcgattacacctgtgagtctttctgggtaggtctctaagagctttgcacacctggattgtacaatatttgcacattattattaaaaaaattcttaaatctctgtcaagttggttgttgatcatagctagacaaccattttcaagtcttgtgaTAGATtgtcaagacgatttaagtcaaaactgtaaataGGCCATTCAGGAACATCCAATGTTGTGTatgtttggccttgtgttttaggttattgtcctgctgaaagatgaatttgtctctcagtgtctgttggaaagcagactgaaccaggtttttctctaagATTTTGcccgtgcttagctctattccgtttattgttatcctaaaaaactccctagtccttgccgatgacaagaatacccataacatgatgcagccaccactatacttgaaaatatgaagagtggtattcagtgatgtgttgtgttggatttgccccaaacataacactttgtattcaggacataaagttaatttctttgccacatttagtACCTTATtgcgaacaggatgcatgttttggaatatttgtattctatacaggctacaatgttgttgatgcatcttcagttttctcctatcacagccattaaactgtaactgttttaaagttaccattggcctcatggtgaaatacctgagcggtttccttcctctccagcaactgagttaggaaggagcctgtatctttgtagatctgggtgtattgatacaccatcaaaagtgtaattaataacttcaccatgcccctagtgatattcaatgtcagattttttttaaacacattgtTTTAccaattcactgctcgactgagggaccttacagataattgtatgtgttggatacagagatgaggtagtcattcaaaaatcatgttaaacactattattgcacacagagtgagtccatgcaacttattatgacttgttaagcacatttttactcctgaactcatttaggcttgccataacaaatgggttgaatacttattgatgcaagacatttcagcttttcattttttattaatttgtacaatttttggtatttttttatATTATACTTTGGGGTGtggaggccagtgacacaaaatctaaatttaacaAATTTTAAATgcaggcagtaacacaacaaaaggtagaaaaagtcaaggggtgttaatactttctgaaggcacccgTATCTAGGATCCTCTACCCTCTATATCTAATACCTTGCTTTGGTTATCATTCTGTTAgattcttatttttcagagtaaataactcacggacactagagaagctttaaccaagtttaattcttcccaaaggttctgtacagctgtaatcagaCAACCCAACATTTGTCCCATCCAGATATTTATatcccacttaagacactcctccttctctccaatccttacattttaTGGCTCTACAGGAAGCTAATaaagagggtaacaggatacCAAACCTTTATTACTCCCTGATGAAAATCTGTCCTCACCTCTTGAACTCTACCCCTCCTTCATCTAAtacacagatgtccatctgtctttcctgtatcaacacgtcgctctcctctcctccatcaaacacattccaaagccttctGGCTTTCTACAGAGAACCCTTAACTTTCTCCTTTGATTCTATGCTTCttctctatcatttatttaatatctcaatgttcaaaatgtcgAATCCAACAATTCTATAGacatacatacaggtaactgtcaAAATCAAATAAAGCGTCTAAATAGgacgttgggccaccacgagctgccagaacaTGGCATAGATTccacaagtgtctggaactattggagggatgcgacaccattcttccacattCTTCCACTTACCATAAATTCCataattttgtgttttgttgatggtagaGGAAAACACTGTCTAAGGAGCTACTCCAGAATCTCTCATAAGTGTtcagttgggttgagatctggtaactgtgacacacacacagacagatactcacaaaccccctatgctcctttgagacccctctttcaaagtctctGAGATCTCTTtgagccatggtagccaaaataatgggcaactaggCATGATGGAATGTTAAGAGCTTAAttacttaattaactcaggaaccacacctgtgtggaagaacctgctttcaatatactttatatccctcatttactagtgtttcctttattttgtcagttacctgtatatgtacacctgtatatgtgtttatgtacatCATTGGTTTGTTATGTTTCAGGGGTGCAGCTGGATCCTAGTAGAGCATGGTGTCCGGTGTTGGAGTGCCAGGCTGTCTGCAGCGTCGGGCCCAGCTCAGAGGGCCATCCTACGTCCGTGCCCTGTCCAGCCTGCCACACCGTCTTCTGCTCTGGCTGTAGAGGGCCCTGGCAGGACGGGCACACTTGCCCCGAGCACCAGCCtatgacatcatcatcatctgcctCAGAgagcaggtcagtcagtcacagtcagAGCACCTTGGTGGAAAAATATTGTCACAAAAAAACTGATGAATGCTGATTGAAGCAGTAGTTGGCAGTTGTCTTGGCCTTTTGGCCATTTCTGGTGTGCCACAGACAGTGTGCTCAGTGTGTTCCTCAGAAATtccgtcggtgtctctctctctatgctgcaTACAGTACTCCACCCCTTCCAcccttcaatgtgtgtgtgtttgttattggaAGGTGTGGAGTAAAGCTTAATGGAATGCCATTGTGTCCCTGCCAAAGGGGAGGAGTAGGGGAGTCAGTCAGTGAATCCATTTCCATTGCTTTGACAACGCGAAGTACCTCATGTACTGGAGAAAATGTCCTTGAGTCGATGGATTTAATGTACTAAAGTATAACAACATCAGACAAGACCAGAAAGTGTTCTAAAATCTTAGATTTGAGCCCCAAAGTATGAGAGACAGAATGCCAGTTTGATGTTGTTGTGGGGGATTAACACTATTGGTCCATTTAGTAATACAATGCCGTTAATTCAATCCCTCCTTACCATGGTATTCAGTCAACTGGTTCCCTCGTAGTTTCTTCTCCCAAAATAAATTAACTTAAGCCGCCAATTAACATTAGTGCTAAATAAAGATGCCAGTCTGTGCCTCAGCTCCCATGGTTTAACCTGCTAACACCATATCATTATATTTACACTATAATGTATAGACATTATTAACATTTTTATTCTAATTCTCTATCTGAACCCACTCTCCCTcacctccccacctctccccctacctctccccccatctccacccctcatCCACCTGTCCCCAGGGGCCGGTCATGCAGTGACTCTGATCTGCCCATCAAGCAGTGCCCCATGTGTGGTGTGTACATCGAGAGGAACCAAGGCTGTGCCCAGATGCTGTGTAAGAGCTGCAAACACACCTTCTGCTGGTACTGTCTGCAGAACCTGGATGTAAGTCCACATACAGTTATAAATGCTTCAATAAGTCTGAACCTACATGTTGTATGTTAATGGTGATACTGTATTCCTCTATGTTAAGGTGATATATTTCTGAGGCACTATGATAACTGTTGTTATATGTTTAGGGTGATATATTCCTGAGGCACTATGATAACTGTTATATGTTAAGGTGATATATTTCTGAGGCACTATGATAACTGTTGTTATATGTTTAGGGTGATATATTCCTGAGGCACTATGATAAGGGGCCATGCAGGAACAAGCTGGGCCACTCCCGAGCCTCCGTCATGTGGAACAGAACACAGGTGAGGTGACTCTTCTCATTTTACACCCCAGTAAACCAGGAAATCTGTGTTTTGCTATATCAACTTTTCTTGTATGCCTGAAACAACAGTAATTGGCCTGACATTTTATGTGACATTCACATTTATTGGCCTCCTGCTAaacacccgtgtgtgtgtgtgtgtgtttgtgtttgtgtgtgtgcgtttgtttgtgtttgtgtgtgtgcgtttgtgcatgcgtgtgtgtgaacCCTGTCCTCTTGGCAGGTGTTGGGCATCCTGGTTGGCGTCAGTGTCATCGTGCTGGTGGCCTCGCCTCTCCTCCTGCTGGCTTCGCCCTGCATCCTGTGCTGCCTGTGCAAGCCTTGCCGAGgcaaaaagaagaggaggaagaagaaagagctcacacagacagacatacagccaGAACTCAGTCCCACCAAGTCATGAAGAGAGACTGCTCCTTCTTCTCACCACGGTCTGGGAATGGATCCATTCAGTCACTTCAGGAACTGATTTTAATTCATGAATGAAAACACTTCATTGAAAAGAATGGGGTAATTTTCAACTCATTGAATTTTAAATAATGTTATTGAATTGACAGAATTGAAAACTGACTAGTACCCTGATTCccaccatctcacacacacatacagtacaggacCACTGTCTACCACCCTCATGTGCCAAACGTCACGATGCCAAACCAGTCTTGTTACAGTAGGTGCACAAGTGCCTCCATCCTACAGTGCCTGGTATTTGGTGGTATTTGTTTTGCCTTCCATTATATTATGCAAAAATGTGTGTTGTTTATGAAAAGGATGACTGTATGTAACATAGGAAAAAATCCTTAATCAATGCAAACATTGTTTCATAATTTGCTGTGGAAACTGCATTGTGCACTGTATTGGGTACTGGGAGAAAAAtgtgtacatcccaaatggcaccctattcgctacatagtatactacttttgaccagtcccTAACCACTAGGCAGCATAGCACTAggcagcatagcctagtggttagagcgttgtattagtaatcgaaaggttgcaagttcgaatccccgagctgacaaggtacaaatctgtcgttttgcccctgaacaaggcagttaacccactgttcctaggccggcattgaaaataagaatttgttcttaactgacttgtctagttaaataaaggaaaaattaaataaaaaggtGTGCACTATAAtggaaatatggtgccattttggaagTTACCAATGATATAGGGCTTCAAAGGTGCACATAGAAATATTTTCTGCTGCTGACAGATAGTTTCCACCTGGAATTCCAGACCAAATTTCTGTTGGAttctatatactactactactataatgtATGTAAATATGTATTTATGGAATTGTGTATATGGTGTACTGTCTTGTTTCTACTTTTTTCGTTGATGTTTCTGCATCAGATATTTTGTAAAAGATCCATTGTAATTGAAATAAACATCAGATATTGAACATGCATGCCCAGGCTGCATAATAGTATGGCCTACTTAAATGTTTGTTTGCACATTGTTATATAATCTTGTTTACCCTGATTTATAACATGACCTTTCGAGATTCACCCAGTTATAGGCCTGGTTGTCTTCATAATCTTGCTACTGAAGACTAGAACTATAGTAAATTGGGCCCTAAAGAAGTCGTACAATGTGAATGACTGCAATAATGTTGCAATGTATAGATTAGCCTATCAGATCCAAAGTCTACCACGGAACTTGGGAATGACAGTTAGTGTTGACCAAAGAAGACCGTGATAAAGCTGACTAGTTTGTAGGTTTTGAAAGGCGGTTTGATGCTGTCAAACGAGACCAAAAAATGACTATTTTGATAAAAATCTAAAACGGTTAGTGTTCTGCTGGATACCAGAGACACCTTGTGGTAGATGTGAAGATTGCGTTTCT includes the following:
- the LOC106579099 gene encoding E3 ubiquitin-protein ligase RNF144B encodes the protein MANNSSPARGQSQGQGSIANSSPSQPLGQAGAVVASSSTQPDVVVYCKLCLSEHPSAATSTLHTCDCVFCTPCLQQYVQLAIREGGGSPVTCPDMACQRTGVLLHSEIACFASADQVELYQRLEFERGVQLDPSRAWCPVLECQAVCSVGPSSEGHPTSVPCPACHTVFCSGCRGPWQDGHTCPEHQPMTSSSSASESRGRSCSDSDLPIKQCPMCGVYIERNQGCAQMLCKSCKHTFCWYCLQNLDGDIFLRHYDKGPCRNKLGHSRASVMWNRTQVLGILVGVSVIVLVASPLLLLASPCILCCLCKPCRGKKKRRKKKELTQTDIQPELSPTKS